One Kwoniella pini CBS 10737 chromosome 10, complete sequence genomic region harbors:
- a CDS encoding CDK-activating kinase assembly factor MAT1 translates to MSSRIPMRKPPNASSSSSRKSQIIQKKGQRVGTNAKGTEDGYLYVAGVRDPSKRVTEFRTEQDVCPICHTDRQFNQNLRLLVSPCYHKMCESCIDRLFTLGPEPCPQCGRILRKVNFAHQTFEDLKVEKEVAVRRRMAQVFNKRRDDFESDKDYDNYLEEVEDLTFNLLNDIEIDKTEKRIQEFQKSNARLIATNQEKAALEAMSQTEREEIERRAREERMRMVEEAERIEREEEERVKKEVTEALARGETKQAREIEFKARNAKQLRQEALFKFIPPALIQSELDKQDEIIHLPTSPSYNGPFVPIPYSNPETLPQYKWYEMKESDYVDGRSGVQFVLDDNKNGDKVRGGGWDLNLFWEMEIRSAVEALGVEPLV, encoded by the exons ATGTCTTCTAGAATACCAATGCGAAAACCCCCCAATGcgtcttcttcatcaagtcGTAAATCTCAAATAATACAGAAAAAAGGTCAAAGAGTTGGAACAAATGCAAAAGGTACAGAAGATGGGTATTTGTATGTCGCAGGAGTAAGAGATCCAAGTAAAAGAGTAACAGAGTTCAGA ACAGAACAAGATGTTTGTCCTATTTGTCATACAGATAGACAATTCAATCAGAATTTAAGATTATTGGTATCACCATGTTATCATAAGAT GTGCGAATCATGTATAGATCGATTATTCACTTTAGGTCCGGAACCATGTCCACAATGTGGAAGGATATTACGGAAAGTCAATTTCGCACATCAGACCtttgaagatttgaaagttgaaaaagagGTAGCAGTCCGGCGGAGGATGGCTCAAGT ATTCAATAAGCGCagagatgattttgaaagtGATAAGGATTATGATAATTACctagaagaagttgaagatttaa CGTTTAACCTGCTCAACGATATAGAAATAGACAAGACGGAAAAACGTATACAGGAATTCCAAAAGTCCAATGCTAGGTTGATAGCAACTAATCAAGAGAAAGCTGCACTTGAAGCTATGTCTCAAACTGAACGAGAGGAAATCGAACGTCgagcaagagaagaaaggatgagGATGGTCGAAGAGGCTGAGCGAATTGAAAgggaagaggaagaaagggTCAAGAAGGAAGTGACTGAAGCTCTG GCAAGAGGAGAAACCAAACAAGCAAGAGAAATAGAATTTAAAGCAAGAAATGCAAAACAATTACGTCAAGAAgctttatttaaatttatacCTCCTGCTTTAATTCAATCGGAGTTAGATAAACAAGATGAGATCATACATTTAcctacttcaccttcatatAATGGCCCATTCGTTCCTATCCCATATTCAAATCCTGAAACTTTACCTCAATATAAATGgtatgaaatgaaagaaagtGATTATGTTGATGGGAGAAGTGGTGTACAATTTGTCTTGgatgataataaaaatgGAGACAAAGTAAGGGGAGGTGGATGGgatttaaatttgttttgggaaatggaaattcgTTCTGCTGTAGAAGCATTAGGTGTTGAGCCGTTGGTATAG